Proteins from a genomic interval of Desulfobacterales bacterium:
- the tyrS gene encoding tyrosine--tRNA ligase has protein sequence MSTSIDAQIELIERGAVDVISREELKKKLRRFQETGVPLKIKAGFDPTAPDLHLGHTVLIQKMKHFQELGHEILFLIGDFTGMIGDPTGKSETRKPLTREDVQQNAETYKEQIFKILDPERTRVVFNSQWLSRLTSDDFIRLASQLTVARMLEREDFKVRFENQRPISIHEFLYPLIQGYDSVAIKADVELGGTDQLFNLLMGRDLQRAWGQEPQVVITMPLLEGLDGVDKMSKSLGNYIGINEPADAIYGKVLSLSDTLMFRYYQLLSDLSSREIDSLAREMEQGDVHPKAVKQQLARELVARFHGADAAVKAEANFEQVFKHHGLPEDIPLLELEAGGEDIWLPRLLVDAGLITSTSEGRRLIKQQAVSLDNARVIDVDREVRRQGEVLLKVGKRRFCRVLFR, from the coding sequence ATGAGTACCTCCATTGATGCCCAGATTGAACTGATTGAGCGGGGGGCGGTTGACGTCATTTCCCGGGAAGAGCTGAAGAAGAAACTGCGGCGTTTCCAGGAAACCGGGGTGCCCCTGAAGATCAAGGCCGGCTTTGACCCCACGGCCCCGGATCTCCATCTGGGCCATACGGTCCTGATCCAGAAAATGAAACATTTCCAGGAGCTTGGTCATGAGATTCTTTTTCTGATCGGTGATTTTACCGGGATGATCGGCGATCCCACCGGCAAATCCGAGACCCGGAAACCGCTCACCCGCGAAGATGTACAACAAAACGCCGAGACCTATAAGGAACAGATCTTTAAAATTCTCGACCCGGAACGGACCAGGGTGGTATTCAACAGCCAGTGGTTGAGTCGGTTGACTTCCGATGATTTTATCCGGTTGGCCTCGCAACTCACCGTGGCCCGGATGCTGGAACGGGAGGACTTCAAGGTTCGTTTTGAAAACCAGCGGCCGATCAGTATCCATGAGTTTCTCTACCCCCTGATCCAGGGGTATGACTCGGTGGCGATCAAGGCGGACGTGGAACTGGGCGGCACGGATCAGCTTTTCAACCTGTTGATGGGCCGTGATCTGCAGCGCGCCTGGGGACAGGAGCCCCAGGTGGTCATCACCATGCCGTTGCTGGAAGGGTTGGACGGGGTGGACAAGATGAGCAAGTCACTGGGCAACTATATCGGGATCAACGAACCGGCCGATGCTATCTACGGCAAGGTGTTGAGCCTTTCCGATACCTTGATGTTCCGGTATTACCAGTTGTTGAGCGACCTGAGCAGCCGGGAGATTGACTCCCTGGCCCGGGAGATGGAACAGGGGGACGTTCATCCCAAGGCGGTCAAGCAGCAACTGGCCAGGGAACTGGTCGCCCGCTTTCACGGCGCCGACGCCGCGGTCAAGGCCGAGGCCAACTTTGAGCAGGTGTTCAAACACCACGGCCTGCCCGAAGATATTCCGCTACTGGAGCTGGAGGCCGGCGGCGAGGATATCTGGCTGCCGCGGCTGCTGGTGGATGCGGGCCTTATTACTTCAACCTCTGAGGGACGTCGGCTGATCAAGCAGCAGGCGGTCTCCCTGGACAACGCCAGGGTAATTGACGTGGACCGCGAGGTCCGGCGACAGGGCGAGGTTCTCCTCAAGGTGGGGAAAAGGAGGTTCTGTCGGGTGCTGTTCCGCTGA
- a CDS encoding radical SAM protein produces MSRPQPHPDTLPSLVYANRAGEIKDFPGLAMAGRSWDQFAPPDLADLIPLPVGSELFTLPDRLPVGIDPGTMEPLLVEQSPDDPKEGIRAVAAFMAPAHTAIHTAAFQRSCPDQPPLPLFAYTAVGWHNGRFWVSAFRSDPDPRQDADRFDPRKIMTRTRRQLKAHRQNRLIQHLGECCLTYGCPAARNYFLGRWEAPLPTSPTCNAGCVGCISLQPPGRCPSTQERIRFVPTAKEIAGVAVPHLGTAPRPVVSFGQGCEGEPLLQAGIIEQAIRTIREHTDMGTININTNAGLPEAVDRLADAGLDSIRVSMNSARPLYHRRYHRPRDFTMAEVRGSIRVMKKHRKFVSLNYFILPGFSDDPEELAALTGLIDELRPDLIQLRNLNMDPDWYIEVMDIKAKSPGMGIRAWHRELRRCFPNLRFGYFNPPLR; encoded by the coding sequence ATGTCCCGACCCCAACCCCATCCCGATACGCTGCCATCGCTGGTCTATGCCAACCGGGCCGGCGAGATCAAGGATTTTCCCGGCCTGGCCATGGCCGGCCGCAGTTGGGATCAATTTGCCCCCCCTGACCTGGCCGATCTGATCCCGCTGCCGGTTGGCAGCGAACTCTTTACCCTGCCGGACCGGCTGCCCGTTGGTATCGACCCAGGCACCATGGAACCTCTGCTGGTGGAGCAGAGCCCGGACGACCCCAAGGAGGGCATCCGGGCGGTTGCCGCCTTCATGGCCCCAGCCCATACCGCCATCCATACCGCCGCCTTCCAGAGGAGTTGCCCCGATCAGCCCCCCCTGCCCCTGTTCGCCTACACCGCCGTGGGCTGGCATAACGGCCGGTTCTGGGTCTCGGCGTTCCGCAGCGATCCCGACCCCCGCCAGGACGCGGACCGGTTCGATCCCCGCAAGATCATGACCAGGACCAGGCGTCAACTCAAGGCCCATCGCCAGAACCGCCTGATCCAGCATCTGGGCGAATGCTGCCTTACCTACGGATGCCCGGCGGCGCGAAACTATTTCCTCGGCAGATGGGAAGCGCCGCTGCCCACCTCGCCTACCTGCAACGCCGGCTGCGTCGGCTGCATCTCCCTGCAGCCCCCGGGCCGCTGTCCCTCGACCCAGGAGAGAATCCGGTTCGTGCCAACTGCAAAGGAAATCGCCGGGGTGGCGGTGCCGCATCTGGGCACGGCGCCGCGACCGGTGGTCAGTTTCGGCCAGGGCTGCGAGGGCGAACCGCTGCTCCAGGCCGGGATCATCGAACAGGCGATCCGGACAATCAGGGAACACACCGACATGGGCACCATAAATATCAACACCAACGCCGGCCTGCCCGAGGCGGTGGACCGGCTGGCCGATGCCGGCCTGGACAGCATCCGGGTAAGCATGAACAGCGCCCGTCCCCTTTACCATCGCCGCTATCACCGGCCGCGCGATTTTACCATGGCCGAGGTCCGCGGCTCGATCCGGGTAATGAAAAAGCACCGGAAATTCGTGTCGCTGAACTACTTCATCCTGCCCGGTTTCAGTGACGATCCCGAGGAACTTGCCGCCCTGACCGGACTGATCGACGAGTTGCGGCCCGATCTGATCCAGTTGCGCAACCTCAACATGGATCCGGACTGGTATATCGAGGTCATGGATATCAAGGCCAAGTCGCCGGGTATGGGGATCAGAGCCTGGCACCGGGAGTTGCGCCGCTGCTTTCCCAATCTGCGTTTCGGTTACTTTAACCCGCCCTTGCGCTGA
- a CDS encoding transcriptional repressor, giving the protein MESLAKTMRITSQRQVILEELRKVTSHPTANQVYEMVRKRLPRIGLGTVYRNLELLADCDIIKKLKVGGEQKRFDGNPAPHYHIRCSQCGRVDDVDVEPNQDLEQKAALSSGYEILGHHVEFTGRCTACQEQKRPD; this is encoded by the coding sequence ATGGAAAGTTTGGCAAAAACAATGCGGATCACCAGTCAACGCCAGGTGATCCTCGAGGAGTTGAGAAAGGTTACATCGCACCCCACTGCCAATCAAGTCTATGAGATGGTCAGGAAAAGGCTGCCCCGGATCGGCCTGGGCACCGTGTACCGTAATCTCGAACTCCTGGCTGATTGCGATATCATCAAAAAACTGAAGGTGGGCGGTGAGCAGAAACGGTTCGACGGCAACCCCGCGCCCCACTATCACATCCGCTGCAGCCAATGCGGCCGGGTTGACGATGTGGACGTGGAGCCGAACCAGGACCTGGAGCAGAAAGCGGCTTTAAGCAGCGGCTACGAAATCCTCGGTCACCACGTGGAGTTCACCGGCCGCTGCACTGCCTGCCAGGAGCAGAAAAGACCGGACTGA